In one Nocardia tengchongensis genomic region, the following are encoded:
- a CDS encoding bifunctional serine/threonine-protein kinase/ABC transporter substrate-binding protein: MKGRMVRAGTEFAGYLIERQLGGGGMGEVFLARHPRLPRLVAVKVLARELVTQLETRARFEREAELVARLDHPNVVGVHDRGVEGGRLWIAMQYVDGGDASALDPFTLPAAEAVRIIAETAKALDYAHSMGVIHRDVKPANILLTRAAAGQERRILLTDFGIGRLRDDSAQITRTGMLAATITYASPEQLSGAALDQRSDQYSLACTLFRLLTGSTPYQAETAAAVVAGHLQHPVPRVTDRRPELPVALDMVLARGLAKRPEDRFESCRAFAEAAAQALSDGSESTVPPVDQGGAAPNAAVAGALGAATATVALASSGDPTVLDGSSPLGRRRSGRWPMVGAAALVVVVAAAGIVWATQGSGSSNVPAPSNPSGPYADTYPGFEPLTQIDSLGNKVAAPVSVEDPANDGRLPCDPATIAAALPLTGSDAPLGRTVIGAVKLAVDQFVKGGNVQGGNKICPITVREFDTGGDQVKAARAAEQIAADDSIVAVVGPALSKEVVAAGKTFDAAGLPFLTPVATNPLLAQSGWSGFFRGLANDNAEGPALGRYLASTARFSRVCVVRDSGGGFGGSLADGVTAGLGAAAQPACEVSVDLGGEAGDAVNAIAAARPDAVFYSGYPAAAATLLTKLRTAGVTATFVLGDGSYDPSFRTAAGPAATGTLVACQCGPATERFLDDYRAATGVAANAYAAEAYDLTAIVLRGIVSGHAGRPELRAYLHGYHGDGIAHSYGWATGGEPADPRIWLYRVT; this comes from the coding sequence GTGAAGGGCCGAATGGTGCGTGCGGGTACGGAATTCGCGGGGTATCTGATCGAGCGGCAGCTCGGCGGGGGCGGAATGGGGGAGGTGTTTCTCGCCCGGCATCCGCGATTGCCCCGGCTGGTGGCGGTCAAGGTGCTGGCGCGGGAGCTGGTCACCCAGCTGGAGACCCGGGCGCGGTTCGAGCGGGAAGCCGAACTCGTTGCGCGACTGGATCATCCGAATGTCGTGGGGGTGCACGATCGGGGCGTCGAGGGCGGGCGGCTGTGGATCGCCATGCAGTACGTGGACGGCGGGGACGCGTCCGCGCTGGACCCGTTCACGCTGCCCGCGGCCGAGGCCGTGCGGATCATCGCCGAGACCGCCAAGGCGCTGGACTACGCGCATTCGATGGGGGTGATCCACCGGGACGTGAAGCCCGCCAATATCCTGCTGACCCGCGCCGCCGCGGGGCAGGAACGGCGAATTCTGCTGACCGACTTCGGGATCGGGCGGCTGCGCGACGATTCGGCGCAGATCACCCGGACCGGGATGCTGGCGGCGACGATCACCTACGCCTCGCCCGAACAGCTGTCGGGGGCCGCACTGGATCAGCGATCGGATCAGTATTCGCTGGCGTGCACACTGTTTCGGCTGCTCACCGGGTCCACGCCGTATCAGGCCGAGACGGCGGCGGCGGTGGTCGCCGGACACCTGCAGCATCCGGTGCCACGGGTGACCGATCGGCGCCCGGAGCTGCCGGTCGCCCTCGACATGGTCCTCGCGCGGGGGCTGGCCAAACGGCCCGAGGATCGGTTCGAATCCTGTCGAGCATTCGCGGAGGCTGCGGCGCAGGCGCTTTCGGATGGCTCGGAGTCGACGGTACCGCCGGTCGACCAGGGTGGGGCAGCGCCGAACGCCGCGGTCGCGGGGGCGCTCGGTGCGGCGACCGCCACCGTCGCCCTCGCTTCCAGCGGGGACCCCACGGTGCTGGACGGTTCGTCGCCCCTCGGTCGTCGCCGGTCCGGGCGATGGCCGATGGTCGGTGCCGCGGCGCTGGTCGTGGTGGTCGCTGCGGCGGGAATAGTCTGGGCGACACAGGGTTCCGGATCATCGAACGTGCCCGCGCCATCGAACCCGAGTGGCCCGTACGCCGACACCTATCCCGGCTTCGAACCGCTCACGCAGATCGACTCGCTCGGCAACAAGGTCGCCGCACCGGTGTCGGTGGAGGATCCTGCGAATGACGGCAGGCTGCCGTGCGACCCGGCCACCATCGCGGCCGCGCTGCCGTTGACCGGCTCGGATGCCCCCCTGGGCCGCACCGTGATCGGCGCGGTGAAACTCGCCGTCGACCAGTTCGTCAAGGGCGGGAACGTGCAGGGCGGCAACAAGATCTGCCCGATCACGGTGCGGGAGTTCGACACCGGCGGCGATCAGGTGAAGGCGGCGCGGGCCGCGGAGCAGATCGCGGCCGACGACTCGATCGTGGCGGTGGTCGGCCCGGCGTTGTCCAAGGAGGTGGTGGCCGCGGGCAAGACCTTCGATGCCGCCGGTCTGCCGTTCCTCACCCCGGTGGCGACGAATCCGCTGCTGGCGCAATCGGGGTGGAGCGGATTCTTCCGCGGCCTGGCCAATGACAATGCCGAGGGCCCGGCGCTGGGCCGGTACCTCGCGAGCACGGCCCGGTTCTCGCGAGTCTGCGTGGTGCGCGACAGTGGCGGCGGATTCGGGGGATCGCTCGCGGACGGGGTGACCGCCGGGCTCGGCGCCGCGGCGCAGCCGGCATGCGAGGTCAGCGTGGATCTCGGCGGCGAGGCGGGCGATGCGGTGAACGCCATCGCCGCCGCGCGCCCGGACGCGGTGTTCTACTCCGGCTACCCCGCCGCGGCCGCGACCCTGCTGACGAAGCTCCGAACCGCCGGTGTCACAGCGACTTTCGTCCTCGGCGACGGCAGTTACGACCCCTCTTTCCGGACCGCGGCCGGCCCGGCCGCCACCGGCACCCTGGTCGCCTGTCAGTGCGGCCCGGCCACCGAACGCTTCCTCGACGATTACCGGGCCGCCACCGGTGTCGCCGCGAACGCGTACGCCGCCGAGGCCTACGACCTCACCGCGATCGTGCTTCGCGGCATCGTGTCCGGGCACGCCGGGCGTCCCGAATTGCGTGCTTACCTGCACGGGTACCACGGTGACGGCATCGCGCACAGCTACGGCTGGGCCACCGGCGGCGAACCGGCCGACCCGCGGATCTGGCTGTACCGCGTCACCTGA
- a CDS encoding LysR family transcriptional regulator, with translation MLGADLEWFTTLAETENVSAAADRLHLAQPTLSRMLARLEQRLGAPLFDRHGKRIRLNEYGRLYYEHARRARAELHAGEQALADRINPAKGVVRLSFLHSFGGRLAPRLIAEFRRGAGRVDFRLHQGAAEVITRQVLDGEADLALVSPRPGEPGLGWRTLLNQPLVLAVPADHRLAGQRHTRIGELADAEFITMHPGFGMRRIFDELCAAAGVRPRIAFEASDLVTVRGLVAAGLGVALVPEDEPIPPDLAVVPLADAGASRDVGLIWSATATPSEAVRRFREFAVDRAARRHPR, from the coding sequence GTGCTCGGTGCGGATCTGGAGTGGTTCACGACACTCGCCGAAACGGAGAACGTGAGTGCGGCCGCGGACCGGCTGCACCTGGCCCAGCCCACCCTGTCGCGCATGCTCGCCCGGCTGGAGCAGCGGCTCGGGGCTCCCCTGTTCGACCGGCACGGCAAACGCATCCGGCTCAACGAGTACGGCCGCCTCTACTACGAGCACGCCCGCCGGGCCCGCGCCGAACTGCATGCCGGGGAGCAGGCGCTCGCCGACCGCATCAATCCGGCCAAAGGCGTGGTGCGGCTGTCGTTCCTGCACTCCTTCGGCGGGCGGCTCGCACCCCGGTTGATCGCCGAATTCCGGCGCGGGGCAGGCCGGGTCGACTTCCGCCTCCACCAGGGAGCTGCCGAGGTCATCACCCGGCAGGTGCTCGACGGGGAAGCCGACCTGGCCCTGGTCTCGCCGCGCCCCGGCGAACCCGGCCTCGGGTGGCGCACCCTGCTGAATCAGCCACTGGTGCTGGCGGTTCCGGCCGACCACCGGCTGGCCGGACAGCGTCACACCCGGATCGGTGAGCTGGCCGACGCCGAATTCATCACCATGCATCCGGGATTCGGGATGCGGCGCATCTTCGACGAACTGTGCGCGGCGGCCGGGGTGCGGCCGCGCATCGCCTTCGAAGCCAGTGATCTGGTGACCGTGCGCGGGCTGGTGGCGGCCGGGCTCGGGGTGGCGCTGGTGCCCGAGGACGAACCGATACCGCCGGATCTGGCGGTGGTCCCGCTCGCCGACGCGGGCGCGTCGCGCGATGTCGGGCTGATCTGGTCGGCGACCGCCACGCCGTCCGAGGCGGTGCGCCGCTTCCGCGAGTTCGCGGTGGACCGGGCGGCCCGCCGCCACCCGCGCTGA
- a CDS encoding MFS transporter: MTSADQSIPAQRLIAAAHLRETTFAGRRAPAEAAQPPGGDIATAALNTPAGPSRCAGLEVVSDGTAHLSPTAVSSPGVLVGTAEPLVSGSPRDAHEKRVTAALFAAGLTTFAAMYSTQSLLPSLSAAFDVTPAHAALAVSLTTGLLALAIIPAGVLSARIGRTRVLIGSAVAAALLGLLLPLCPTMDTLLAVRAVQGVALAGVPAVAMAYLAEEVGSAGLGSAMGVYIAGTTIGGLAGRLIPSLVLGLTSWRWAELAVSLAVAAGAVWFARTLPASRGFAARPAGFGVILGDLARQLRLPRLAALFGLAFLLMGSFVSVYNYLGYRLTHRPFGLPAAVVGAVFVLYLAGTAASAYAGRLADRRGHHRILVGSLSLMALGVAVTIPDRLSLVLIGILLFTTGFFGAHTAASAWVGTMAENRGAATSLYMFAYYLGSAVVGSAAGMAYVAGGWIGLVACVAVLLVVAALLLVTAGRPAAARRS; encoded by the coding sequence ATGACCAGCGCCGATCAGTCGATCCCGGCACAGCGCCTGATCGCCGCCGCGCATCTGCGAGAGACGACGTTCGCTGGGCGGCGCGCGCCCGCCGAAGCGGCTCAGCCGCCGGGCGGCGACATCGCGACTGCCGCGCTGAACACGCCTGCCGGTCCGAGCCGATGCGCTGGGCTGGAAGTGGTCTCCGATGGGACAGCCCATCTCTCGCCGACCGCGGTTTCATCTCCGGGTGTCTTGGTCGGAACTGCTGAGCCGCTCGTGTCCGGCAGCCCTCGTGACGCGCACGAGAAGCGGGTGACGGCAGCGCTTTTCGCGGCCGGCCTGACCACCTTCGCCGCCATGTATTCGACCCAGTCCCTGCTGCCGAGCCTGTCGGCGGCCTTCGATGTCACGCCCGCGCACGCTGCCCTCGCGGTCTCGCTGACCACGGGATTACTTGCGCTGGCGATCATTCCGGCGGGCGTGCTGTCGGCGCGGATCGGCCGCACCCGGGTGCTGATCGGGTCGGCGGTGGCGGCCGCGCTACTGGGATTGCTGCTGCCGTTGTGTCCGACGATGGACACGCTGCTGGCGGTGCGCGCGGTGCAGGGTGTCGCGCTGGCGGGGGTGCCCGCGGTGGCCATGGCGTATCTGGCCGAGGAGGTCGGGTCGGCCGGGCTGGGTTCGGCGATGGGGGTCTACATCGCCGGCACCACTATCGGCGGTCTGGCGGGCCGGTTGATTCCGTCGCTCGTGCTGGGGCTGACCTCGTGGCGATGGGCCGAGTTGGCGGTGTCGCTGGCGGTGGCGGCGGGCGCGGTGTGGTTCGCGCGCACACTGCCCGCCTCGCGTGGATTCGCCGCGCGCCCGGCCGGTTTCGGGGTGATACTCGGCGATCTCGCCCGGCAGCTGCGGCTTCCGCGCCTGGCCGCGCTGTTCGGGCTGGCGTTCCTGCTGATGGGCAGCTTCGTCTCGGTCTACAACTACCTCGGCTACCGCCTGACCCATCGCCCGTTCGGCCTGCCCGCGGCGGTGGTCGGCGCGGTGTTCGTGCTCTATCTGGCGGGCACCGCGGCCTCCGCGTATGCCGGGCGGCTCGCCGATCGCCGCGGCCATCACCGGATCCTGGTGGGCTCGCTGTCGTTGATGGCCCTCGGTGTGGCGGTGACGATTCCGGACCGGCTGAGCCTGGTGCTGATCGGCATCCTGCTGTTCACCACCGGCTTCTTCGGCGCGCACACCGCGGCCAGCGCCTGGGTCGGCACCATGGCCGAAAACCGCGGCGCCGCAACGTCTCTGTACATGTTCGCCTATTACCTGGGCAGTGCGGTGGTGGGCAGCGCGGCCGGGATGGCCTACGTCGCGGGCGGCTGGATCGGCCTGGTGGCCTGCGTGGCAGTGCTTCTCGTCGTCGCCGCGCTACTGCTGGTCACGGCCGGACGTCCGGCTGCTGCGCGCCGATCCTGA
- a CDS encoding TetR/AcrR family transcriptional regulator, translated as MTPDPQALPKSVKLLWDLDEAGSRGPKRAMSLEQILDTATAIADTEGFAALSMARVAKELGFTTMSLYRYVDSKDTLVVLLHDRIFDLTPELPAGWRAGLEAWAWAEFHAIRAHDWWLDIPMTTPPLGPNNMAWLEAGMNTLAEVPIPEALKLQLLVNLSIYVIGRTRFLRDAIGHTQDHDYTGILTTVLDPHRFPAVTSALTNRAFDSDDMHWEEADFGFALDRLLDGYQIFIDTNTGA; from the coding sequence ATGACGCCCGACCCGCAAGCCCTGCCCAAGTCGGTCAAACTGCTCTGGGATCTGGACGAGGCGGGCAGCCGCGGCCCCAAACGCGCGATGAGCCTCGAGCAGATCCTCGACACGGCCACCGCCATCGCCGACACCGAAGGCTTCGCGGCGCTGTCCATGGCGCGCGTCGCCAAGGAACTCGGGTTCACCACCATGTCGCTGTACCGCTACGTCGACAGCAAGGACACCCTCGTCGTGCTACTGCACGACCGCATCTTCGACCTCACCCCGGAACTGCCCGCCGGCTGGCGCGCCGGACTCGAAGCCTGGGCCTGGGCCGAATTCCACGCCATCCGCGCCCACGACTGGTGGCTCGACATCCCCATGACCACTCCCCCACTGGGCCCGAACAACATGGCCTGGCTGGAGGCGGGCATGAACACCCTCGCCGAGGTCCCCATCCCCGAGGCCCTCAAACTCCAACTGCTGGTGAACCTTTCGATCTACGTCATCGGCCGCACCCGCTTCCTGCGCGACGCCATCGGGCACACCCAGGACCATGACTACACCGGCATCCTCACCACCGTCCTGGACCCGCACCGGTTCCCCGCCGTCACCAGCGCCCTCACCAACCGGGCCTTCGACAGCGACGACATGCACTGGGAAGAAGCCGATTTCGGATTCGCCCTGGACCGGTTGCTGGACGGTTACCAGATCTTCATCGACACCAACACCGGCGCATGA
- a CDS encoding ATP-binding cassette domain-containing protein produces the protein MTTSGPAPAIEVNGLVKSFGDQPVLRGIDVTVPTGTVFSLLGPNGAGKTTMVRILTTLDRADGGRLRVGGHDPARAADAVRAAIGVTGQFAAVDEILTGAENLRLMGRLLHLGSRETSRRTARLLEQFELTEAAGKRAGSYSGGMRRRLDIAMSLMGQPRIVFLDEPTTGLDPRSRRDLWRVIRGLVADGVTIFLTTQYLEEADQLADRIAVLDGGRIVAEGRPDELKRLVPGGHLRLGFADEHGLAAAARALPVAEIDGEALALRVPSDGSVGDIRTLLDHFDDHAVAIDQLSIHTPDLDDVFFALTGNSVKGAA, from the coding sequence ATGACCACATCCGGACCCGCGCCCGCCATCGAGGTGAACGGGCTCGTCAAATCCTTCGGTGACCAGCCCGTCCTGCGCGGCATCGACGTCACCGTGCCCACCGGCACCGTGTTCTCGTTGCTGGGCCCCAACGGCGCGGGCAAGACCACCATGGTCCGCATCCTCACCACCCTGGACCGGGCCGACGGCGGGCGGCTGCGGGTGGGCGGCCACGATCCGGCGCGGGCGGCGGACGCGGTGCGCGCGGCCATCGGCGTCACCGGCCAGTTCGCCGCGGTGGACGAGATCCTCACCGGCGCCGAGAATCTGCGGCTCATGGGGAGGTTGCTGCACCTGGGATCCCGCGAAACAAGCAGGCGCACAGCGCGATTGCTGGAACAGTTCGAGCTCACCGAGGCCGCCGGCAAGCGCGCGGGCTCCTACTCCGGAGGCATGCGCCGCCGCCTGGACATCGCCATGAGCCTGATGGGGCAGCCGCGCATCGTGTTCCTCGACGAGCCCACGACCGGCCTGGATCCGCGCAGCCGCCGAGACCTGTGGCGGGTGATCCGGGGGCTGGTCGCCGACGGCGTGACCATCTTCCTCACCACCCAGTATCTGGAGGAGGCCGATCAATTGGCCGACCGCATCGCCGTTCTCGACGGCGGCCGCATCGTCGCCGAGGGCCGGCCCGACGAGTTGAAGCGCCTGGTGCCCGGTGGTCACCTGCGCCTGGGCTTCGCCGACGAGCACGGGCTGGCCGCCGCCGCGCGCGCACTGCCGGTGGCCGAGATCGACGGCGAGGCGCTGGCGCTGCGGGTGCCCTCCGACGGCAGTGTCGGCGACATCCGCACCCTGCTCGACCATTTCGACGATCACGCCGTGGCCATCGACCAGCTCTCCATTCACACTCCCGACCTCGACGACGTCTTCTTCGCACTCACCGGCAATTCCGTGAAAGGCGCTGCGTAA
- a CDS encoding ABC transporter permease: MRTLVYSAQDSATMVGRNLRHTLRSPDTMIMTIAVPVSILLMFVYVFGGAMNVGGSYIDYVVPGIILLCAGFGSGATAVAVATDTSSGIVDRFRAMAVSRGALLTGHVLESVLRNLLTSSVVVLVAVVIGFRPTADPVRWLALAGVLACFVVALSWVAAALGLLVSNPEAANGFMFFFMFLPYVSSAFVPTHTLPSWLRGFAAHQPVTSVTETVRGLLMGTPVGDSAPTALAWCAGLALAGYLAAAALSRRTASH; the protein is encoded by the coding sequence ATGCGTACTCTCGTGTACTCCGCCCAGGACTCCGCCACCATGGTCGGGCGCAATCTGCGCCATACCCTGCGCAGTCCGGACACCATGATCATGACCATCGCTGTGCCGGTCAGCATTCTGCTGATGTTCGTGTACGTATTCGGCGGCGCGATGAATGTCGGCGGCTCCTATATCGACTACGTCGTGCCCGGAATCATTCTGCTGTGCGCGGGTTTCGGATCGGGCGCGACGGCGGTGGCGGTGGCCACCGATACCTCCAGCGGCATCGTGGATCGCTTCCGGGCCATGGCTGTCTCGCGCGGCGCGCTGCTGACCGGGCACGTGCTGGAAAGCGTGTTGCGCAATCTGCTCACCAGTTCGGTGGTGGTGCTGGTGGCGGTGGTGATCGGCTTCCGGCCCACGGCCGACCCGGTACGCTGGCTCGCGCTGGCGGGCGTGCTGGCGTGCTTCGTGGTGGCCCTGTCGTGGGTGGCGGCCGCGCTCGGCTTGCTGGTGTCCAATCCCGAAGCGGCCAACGGGTTCATGTTCTTCTTCATGTTCCTGCCGTACGTGAGCAGCGCTTTCGTGCCGACCCACACCTTGCCGAGCTGGCTGCGCGGGTTCGCCGCGCATCAGCCGGTCACCTCGGTCACCGAGACCGTGCGGGGTCTGCTGATGGGTACGCCGGTGGGGGATTCCGCACCGACGGCACTGGCCTGGTGCGCGGGATTGGCGCTGGCCGGCTACCTGGCCGCTGCGGCGCTGTCGCGCCGCACGGCATCACACTGA
- a CDS encoding lysophospholipid acyltransferase family protein, translated as MTENKVIPDPNHPLLPLARAYTDYFTPTVVGLENLPVSGPALVIGNHSSIYWAPEVWITFMAMLEHRPDEPSYGVAHDILLRAPVLGDSLRQFGVIAASRESAAKGLKDGGAVMVYPGGDWEACRPWTDRGKIDFADRKGFIRLALELGVPVIPAVANGGHDSIFVLSRGERTAKLLQLDKLLRAKVFPYTLGLPFGVAPILPQIPLPASVTVSFLPALDWSTEPGDPDDANLIDGYYARTVETMQTELDRLRAETPNPVVAGLKKHAAGLPGPLKGLADLL; from the coding sequence ATGACCGAGAACAAGGTAATCCCCGACCCGAACCACCCGCTGCTGCCGCTCGCGCGGGCCTACACCGACTACTTCACTCCCACCGTCGTCGGTCTGGAGAATCTGCCGGTGTCGGGGCCGGCGTTGGTGATCGGCAATCACTCGTCCATCTACTGGGCTCCGGAGGTGTGGATCACCTTCATGGCCATGCTAGAGCACCGGCCCGACGAGCCCAGCTACGGCGTCGCCCACGACATCCTTTTGCGCGCACCGGTTCTCGGTGACAGCCTGCGCCAGTTCGGAGTCATCGCGGCCTCGCGCGAATCCGCGGCCAAGGGCCTCAAGGACGGCGGCGCGGTCATGGTGTACCCGGGCGGCGACTGGGAGGCGTGCCGCCCGTGGACCGATCGCGGCAAGATCGACTTCGCCGACCGCAAAGGCTTCATCCGCCTGGCACTGGAATTGGGGGTTCCGGTGATTCCCGCGGTCGCCAACGGCGGTCACGACTCGATCTTCGTGCTCAGCCGCGGCGAACGCACCGCGAAGCTGCTGCAGCTCGATAAACTGTTGCGCGCCAAGGTGTTTCCGTACACCCTGGGCCTGCCGTTCGGTGTCGCCCCGATCCTGCCGCAGATCCCGCTGCCCGCGTCGGTGACGGTGAGCTTCCTGCCCGCCCTGGACTGGTCCACCGAGCCCGGCGACCCGGACGACGCGAACCTCATCGACGGCTACTACGCCCGCACCGTCGAGACCATGCAGACCGAGCTCGATCGGCTGCGCGCCGAGACCCCCAACCCGGTGGTCGCCGGCCTCAAGAAGCACGCGGCCGGCCTGCCCGGACCGCTGAAGGGCCTGGCCGATCTGCTGTGA
- a CDS encoding PrsW family glutamic-type intramembrane protease — MSAPAPGQHGTSMAAPTGREGLSWFQPRSALFWVYCLAVLMGPLLFLTQAAGQVWFAGAAALAALPITAVTLVVIGRILFALDPFRARRHLVAPMVMGAIWGATVWTGLAMWANDHLSRAVTNLFGDRFAVSWSAAITAPIDEEYIKAIGIAVVAMLFRPRLTRPMHGLLLGASVGLGAQIAEDCLYSTQTALSSPQTPVADVLLVAVLRLVTALTSHWAMSALAGVGIVVALVRTDRSWPWRLGVFALFYALAFTMHVLFDAPRPPGPALLSTYLPILLDLVIFALAYAWVLATERRWFRALIARPAVRGIGSELGLTPLLTYHRRREARAALRRSTGWTRKQALAYERGLLDRITALDTSGLSSPPGDGGPGSSVLPDGSVVRYRW, encoded by the coding sequence GTGAGCGCACCAGCTCCGGGGCAGCACGGCACCAGCATGGCGGCGCCGACCGGACGGGAGGGCCTGAGCTGGTTCCAGCCGCGTTCGGCGCTGTTCTGGGTGTACTGCCTGGCGGTCCTGATGGGGCCGTTGCTGTTTCTGACGCAGGCCGCGGGCCAGGTGTGGTTCGCGGGTGCGGCGGCGCTGGCCGCATTGCCGATCACGGCGGTCACGCTGGTGGTGATCGGGCGAATCCTGTTCGCGCTGGATCCTTTCCGGGCTCGCCGGCATCTGGTGGCGCCGATGGTGATGGGCGCGATCTGGGGTGCGACGGTGTGGACCGGCCTGGCGATGTGGGCCAATGACCACCTGAGCCGGGCCGTCACGAATCTGTTCGGCGACCGATTCGCGGTCAGCTGGAGTGCGGCGATCACCGCGCCCATCGACGAGGAGTACATCAAGGCGATCGGAATCGCGGTGGTGGCCATGCTGTTCCGGCCGCGACTGACGCGGCCGATGCACGGCCTGCTGCTCGGGGCCTCGGTCGGGCTGGGCGCACAGATCGCGGAAGACTGTCTGTACAGCACCCAGACCGCGTTGTCGTCGCCGCAGACGCCTGTGGCGGATGTGCTGCTGGTGGCGGTGCTGCGGCTGGTCACCGCGCTCACCTCGCATTGGGCGATGTCGGCGCTGGCGGGTGTCGGCATCGTGGTCGCCTTGGTTCGTACCGACCGGTCGTGGCCTTGGCGGCTGGGCGTCTTCGCGCTGTTCTACGCGCTGGCCTTCACCATGCACGTGCTCTTCGACGCTCCCCGCCCGCCCGGTCCGGCCCTGCTGTCGACCTATCTGCCGATCCTGCTCGACCTGGTCATCTTCGCGCTCGCCTACGCCTGGGTGCTGGCGACCGAGCGACGCTGGTTCCGCGCCCTCATCGCCCGCCCGGCCGTGCGCGGCATCGGATCGGAGCTCGGGCTGACCCCGCTGCTCACCTATCACCGCCGGCGCGAGGCCCGGGCCGCCCTGCGGCGTTCGACGGGCTGGACCCGCAAGCAAGCGCTGGCCTACGAGCGTGGTCTGCTGGACCGGATCACCGCTTTGGACACTTCCGGGCTATCGTCGCCGCCGGGTGATGGCGGTCCCGGTTCGAGTGTGCTGCCGGACGGTTCCGTGGTCCGTTATCGCTGGTAG
- a CDS encoding GNAT family N-acetyltransferase, which produces MSEGQTPPAEPARQPVDELLERRQQALCNYLDASADIAGSRIRANLAGWQRWLGRLPGSPVARATARRDALVRDLAVHGVGADDHRWGVLSGAYVRSLGAPLCLEDTLAELTQRYSAEHPHWTRRLEALSRATGEARPMAAVGDRSVVADLTEELLAITRSAPDEAARQRLSDHLPGVLRPVPSDIEALRRNDALAEVVFDIYADTIKLDNITVNPELRGTGLGTAVLQHLCRAADAHHLYIVGQLVPTYRDDDSAVPKLANWCRHHGFSVNERLGGRIVRTPSSVPGSAAI; this is translated from the coding sequence ATGAGTGAGGGTCAGACGCCCCCCGCCGAGCCCGCGCGTCAGCCGGTGGACGAATTGCTGGAGCGTCGTCAGCAAGCGCTGTGCAACTACCTCGATGCGAGCGCCGACATCGCGGGCAGTCGGATTCGCGCGAATCTGGCCGGCTGGCAGCGGTGGCTGGGCCGGCTGCCGGGTTCTCCGGTCGCGCGCGCCACCGCTCGCCGCGACGCCCTGGTGCGCGATCTGGCGGTGCACGGCGTCGGCGCCGACGATCACCGCTGGGGCGTGCTGTCGGGCGCGTACGTGCGCAGCCTCGGCGCCCCGCTGTGCCTGGAGGACACCCTCGCCGAGCTGACGCAGCGCTACAGCGCCGAGCATCCGCACTGGACCCGCCGCCTGGAGGCGTTGTCCCGGGCGACCGGGGAGGCTCGTCCGATGGCTGCGGTCGGTGACCGCTCGGTAGTCGCCGACCTCACCGAGGAGCTGCTCGCCATCACCCGCAGCGCCCCCGATGAGGCCGCGCGCCAACGTCTTTCGGACCACCTGCCCGGCGTGCTGCGCCCGGTGCCCTCCGACATCGAGGCCCTGCGCCGCAACGATGCGCTGGCCGAGGTGGTGTTCGACATCTACGCCGACACCATCAAACTCGACAACATCACGGTGAATCCGGAACTGCGCGGCACCGGCCTGGGCACCGCGGTCCTGCAGCATCTGTGCCGCGCCGCCGACGCCCATCACCTCTACATCGTCGGCCAGCTGGTCCCGACCTACCGCGACGACGATTCGGCCGTTCCGAAACTGGCCAATTGGTGCCGCCACCACGGCTTCTCGGTCAACGAGCGGCTCGGCGGCCGGATCGTGCGCACCCCGTCGAGCGTCCCGGGCTCCGCGGCTATCTAG
- a CDS encoding alpha/beta hydrolase-fold protein, whose amino-acid sequence MPPLLDATLGSTGLNSLAGLSTSGTSVLQLAESKPGLWKSVAAYSGCAQIADPMGKQFVKLAVETWAGGNTLNMYGPADSPLWAAHDPVINAEKLRGTQLYVLQRQRHPAAARRRVLHQVRPGHPG is encoded by the coding sequence CTGCCGCCGCTGCTGGACGCCACCCTCGGCTCCACCGGACTGAACTCGCTGGCGGGCCTGTCCACCTCCGGCACCTCGGTGCTGCAGCTGGCCGAGTCGAAGCCGGGCCTGTGGAAGTCGGTGGCCGCCTACAGCGGTTGCGCGCAGATCGCCGACCCGATGGGCAAGCAGTTCGTGAAGCTGGCCGTGGAGACCTGGGCCGGCGGCAACACGCTCAACATGTACGGTCCGGCCGACAGCCCGCTGTGGGCCGCCCACGACCCGGTCATCAATGCCGAGAAGCTGCGCGGCACCCAGCTCTACGTCCTCCAGCGGCAGCGGCATCCCGCTGCAGCGCGACGTCGAGTTCTACACCAAGTCCGCCCCGGGCATCCAGGGTGA